In a single window of the Papaver somniferum cultivar HN1 chromosome 8, ASM357369v1, whole genome shotgun sequence genome:
- the LOC113303172 gene encoding bifunctional D-cysteine desulfhydrase/1-aminocyclopropane-1-carboxylate deaminase, mitochondrial-like has protein sequence MLLGCASSAIFCPKNSVKLQAQTSPNTVRCIMEGDESKQNFGFLSKKPYDPPSWALHLNPLPSHVYSLAHTPTPIHRWNLPNLPKDVEVWIKRDDLSGMQLSGNKVRKLEFLMADAVAQGADCIITIGGIQSNHCRATAVAARYLNLDCHLILRTSQAIVDKDPGLVGNLLVERLVGANVELVSKEEYSRIGSVALTELLKERLINEGRRPYVIPVGGSNSLGTWAYIEAVREIEDQLHIGQGKMKFDDIVVACGSGGTTTGLSLGSMLSTLKAKIHSFAVCDTPSYFYDNVQSHLDGLDAGVNSRDIVNIQDAKGLGYAISTSEELTLIKEIAAATGVILDPVYSGKAVILMLKNIAENPGKWEGRKILFIHTGGLLGLYDKAEQMVQTMGNWRQMAIGESVPRTDGIGKMF, from the exons ATGCTATTAGGTTGTGCTTCCTCTGCAATATTCTGCCCTAAAAATTCGGTTAAACTTCAAGCTCAAACTTCTCCAAACACAGTTCGTTGTATAATGGAGGGTGATGAATCCAAACAAAATTTCGGTTTTCTTAGCAAGAAACCTTATGATCCTCCTTCCTGGGCTCTTCATCTCAACCCACTCCCTTCTCATGTCTACTCTCTTGCTCAT aCCCCTACTCCTATCCACAGATGGAATCTTCCCAATCTGCCGAAAGATGTTGAAGTATGGATAAAG AGAGACGATCTTTCGGGAATGCAGTTGAGTGGTAACAAAGTCAGGAAGCTGGAATTCTTAATGGCAGATGCCGTAGCACAGGGTGCAGACTGCATTATAACCATTGGAGGCATACAAAGTAATCACTGTCGTGCGACTGCTGTGGCTGCTAGGTATTTGAATCTTGATTGCCATCTTATACTCCGTACCTCTCAG GCTATAGTGGACAAGGATCCTGGATTGGTTGGAAACCTTCTTGTTGAACGTTTAGTTGGAGCCAATGTTGAACTTGTCTCAAAGGAAGAATATTCCAGAATTGGAAGTGTG GCTCTTACTGAATTGCTCAAGGAGAGATTGATAAATGAAGGGAGGAGGCCTTATGTAATTCCAGTTGGTGGATCCAACTCCCTGGGAACCTG GGCCTATATCGAAGCAGTTAGGGAGATCGAAGATCAACTTCATATTGGTCAGGGGAAAATGAAATTCGACGACATTGTTGTTGCTTGTGGCAG TGGGGGTACTACCACTGGTCTGTCATTGGGATCTATGTTGAGTACTTTGAAGGCAAAA ATTCATTCTTTTGCTGTTTGTGACACCCCAAGTTACTTCTACGACAATGTTCAAAGCCATCTTGATGGACTGGATGCTGGAGTTAACTCACGCGATATAGTCAACATTCAAGAT GCCAAAGGCTTGGGTTATGCCATAAGCACCTCCGAGGAGCTTACTCTTATCAAAGAAATTGCTGCCGCAACAGGGGTTATCCTTGATCCGGTTTACAG CGGGAAGGCTGTTATTCTTATGTTAAAGAACATTGCTGAGAATCCAGGAAAGTGGGAAGGGAGAAAGATTCTGTTTATACACACAGGCGGGCTCCTTGGTTTGTATGATAAAGCAGAACAAATGGTGCAGACTATGGGGAATTGGCGTCAAATGGCTATTGGTGAAAGTGTTCCTCGCACAGATGGTATTGGGAAAATGTTCTAA